Proteins found in one Sorghum bicolor cultivar BTx623 chromosome 1, Sorghum_bicolor_NCBIv3, whole genome shotgun sequence genomic segment:
- the LOC8062987 gene encoding uncharacterized protein LOC8062987 has translation MYRGGLDRFKKAQTLEPFSVKESSTKNAAAAAGTAKAPPAPLTLPQNSNFVPGQNHQSPQGTSSRVAGQDGVAPGHVGTQVGGGQSTWQPPDWAIEPCPGVYYLDVVKDGEVIDRINLDNRRHLFGRQVPACDFVLDHQSVSRQHAAVIPHRNGSIYVIDLGSVHGTFVANERLTKDSPVELEVGQSLRFAASTRTYILRKNTAALFPTPSLPSDISLPSPPDPNDEDAVVAYNTVLNRYGISRSDILSSSKDSSRGASGANNDKHAVERPLKRSKKRRVSFRDQVGGELIQVVGISDGADVGTEPGPVGVKEGSLVGKYESLVQVTVIPKGKEQASPKEYTSTSTSGVTDKLQEVLKKVKSTTKPGIYDDLYGDSVPAKVGSSWAYKSDDLSDKAQPVEEKTHSMNSADDSDDLFGDS, from the exons ATGTATCGTGGGGGCCTTGACCGCTTCAAGAAGGCACAGACCTTGGAGCCCTTCTCAGTGAAGGAGTCAAGCACCAAGAacgcagctgcagctgcagggaCAGCTAAAGCACCACCGGCTCCATTGACACTGCCACAGAATTCTAATTTTGTGCCAGGTCAGAATCACCAAAGTCCACAAGGTACCAGCTCCAGGGTGGCTGGGCAAGATGGTGTTGCTCCTGGGCATGTTGGGACACAGGTCGGTGGAGGGCAGTCGACGTGGCAACCTCCCGACTGGGCGATTGAGCCGTGTCCTGGTGTCTACTATCTTGATGTGGTGAAAGATGGGGAGGTCATTGACAGGATCAATCTGGACAACAGGAGGCATCTATTCGGGAGGCAGGTTCCTGCTTGTGACTTCGTGTTGGACCATCAATCTGTGTCGCGTCAGCATGCTGCTGTTATTCCACACAGGAATGGAAG CATCTATGTTATCGACTTGGGATCAGTTCATGGCACGTTTGTTGCGAATGAGAGATTAACAAAAGACAGCCCTGTTGAACTTGAGGTTGGACAGTCACTTCGCTTTGCTGCATCAACCAGAACCTATATCCTGCGAAAAAACACAGCTGCTCTATTTCCAACTCCTAGCCTTCCATCAGATATCAGTTTGCCATCTCCTCCAGATCCCAATGATGAAGATGCTGTTGTGGCATACAATACAGTTCTTAACCGCTATGGTATTAGTAGATCTGACATATTATCCAGTTCTAAAGATTCTTCTAGAGGTGCCTCTGGTGCAAATAATGATAAACATGCAGTTGAAAGGCCTTTGAAGAGAAGTAAAAAGCGCAGAGTGTCATTTAGAGATCAGGTTGGAGGAGAACTTATCCAAGTGGTTGGGATTTCAGATGGTGCAGATGTTGGAACTGAACCCGGCCCTGTAGGTGTGAAGGAAGGCAGTCTTGTTGGGAAGTATGAATCTCTTGTACAGGTTACTGTCATACCGAAGGGAAAGGAGCAAGCATCACCAAAAGAATATACCTCTACCTCAACGAGTGGTGTAACGGATAAGCTACAAGAGGTGCTTAAAAAAGTAAAGAGCACAACAAAACCTGGAATTTACGATGATCTTTATGGGGATTCTGTTCCAGCAAAAGTGGGCTCATCTTGGGCATACAAATCAGATGACCTGTCAGATAAAGCCCAACCTGTTGAGGAGAAGACACATAGCATGAATTCAGCCGATGACAGTGATGACTTGTTTGGTGACTCGTGA
- the LOC8062988 gene encoding ent-isokaurene C2-hydroxylase, with protein sequence MDIKIPFILAFVFLTLLLLRLIRCYVTSSRTNPSVLRLPPRPWQLPLIGSLHHLLLSRFRDLPHRALREMSGTYGPLMLLRFGELPTLVVSTAEAAREVMRTHDLAFCNRYLGATLEAITCGGNDIFGSPYNAQWRELRKLCMLEIFSHRRVLSFRSIREDEVANLVRSISGECGGGGRRPVNLTDGICRMINDVAARTVVGNWCGYRDEYMRELDEVVRLVGGGGFNLAYLYPSSRLVRRFSAAVRDARRCQRNMYRIIQSIVQEREAMATPEGDEDLLGVLRRLQREGGLKFALTNEIVSTVIYDIFSAGSETTSTVLVWAMSELVKNPQLMHKAQSEVRETFKGQDKISEGDLVKLRYVQLVIKETLRLHGPIPLLPRECRESCQVMGYNVPKGTKVFVNVWAIARDMKLWHDAEVFRPERFENGTIDFRGNDFEFTPFGAGRRICPGITLGVANLELALASLLYHFDWDLPDDVSLEKFDMAETFGIALRKKSMLWLKAKPYNNSMLN encoded by the exons ATGGACATCAAGATTCCGTTTATTCTAGCCTTCGTCTTCCTCACCCTCCTCCTTCTCAGGCTCATCCGTTGCTACGTCACATCATCACGCACAAATCCATCAGTGCTTCGCCTCCCACCGCGGCCATGGCAGCTGCCGCTCATCGGCAGCCTGCACCATCTCCTCCTGTCGCGCTTTCGCGACCTGCCTCACCGGGCGCTGCGCGAGATGTCCGGCACCTACGGGCCCCTCATGCTGCTCCGCTTCGGGGAACTGCCCACGCTGGTGGTCTCCACCGCGGAGGCTGCCAGGGAGGTGATGAGGACCCACGACCTCGCCTTCTGCAACCGCTACCTGGGCGCCACCCTCGAGGCCATCACCTGCGGCGGCAACGACATCTTCGGCTCCCCCTACAACGCGCAGTGGCGCGAGCTCCGCAAGCTGTGCATGCTCGAGATCTTCAGCCACCGGCGCGTGCTCTCGTTCCGGAGCATCCGGGAGGACGAGGTGGCGAACCTCGTCCGCTCCATCTCCGGggagtgcggcggcggcggccgccggccAGTCAACCTCACCGACGGGATCTGCCGCATGATAAACGACGTCGCCGCGCGCACGGTCGTCGGCAACTGGTGCGGGTACCGAGACGAATACATGCGCGAGCTGGACGAAGTGGTGCGGCTTGTCGGCGGCGGTGGGTTCAACCTGGCGTACCTGTATCCATCCTCGCGGCTGGTGCGCCGGTTCAGCGCCGCCGTGAGGGACGCGAGAAGGTGCCAGAGGAACATGTACCGGATCATCCAGAGCATCGTCCAGGAGCGAGAAGCCATGGCGACGCCAGAGGGAGACGAGGACCTTCTGGGTGTTCTCCGGAGGCTGCAGAGGGAAGGTGGCCTCAAGTTTGCTCTCACCAACGAGATAGTCAGCACCGTCATTTAT GATATTTTCTCTGCTGGGAGTGAAACAACATCAACCGTTCTAGTATGGGCAATGTCAGAACTTGTTAAGAATCCACAACTCATGCATAAGGCCCAGTCCGAGGTAAGGGAGACCTTCAAAGGACAAGACAAGATATCTGAAGGTGACTTGGTCAAGTTAAGATATGTACAATTGGTGATCAAGGAGACTTTACGGCTGCATGGGCCAATACCACTCTTGCCTCGAGAATGTCGTGAGTCATGTCAGGTTATGGGTTACAACGTGCCAAAGGGAACCAAGGTGTTTGTGAATGTTTGGGCAATAGCAAGAGACATGAAACTGTGGCATGATGCAGAGGTATTCAGGCCAGAAAGATTTGAAAATGGTACTATCGATTTTAGGGGTAATGACTTTGAGTTCACTCCGTTCGGGGCAGGCAGAAGAATATGTCCTGGTATCACACTCGGAGTGGCCAACCTAGAGCTGGCACTTGCTAGCCTTCTTTACCATTTTGATTGGGATCTGCCGGATGACGTCAGTTTGGAAAAATTTGATATGGCAGAGACCTTTGGTATAGCGTTAAGAAAGAAGTCCATGCTTTGGCTCAAGGCCAAACCTTACAATAATTCTATGCTAAATTAA
- the LOC110429622 gene encoding uncharacterized protein LOC110429622, translating into MPGSHNDINVLHRSPLFENLAEGKAPAVNYTINGHEYNMGYFLADGIYPSWATLVKTISAPMGNKRKYFATAQEAARKDVERFFGVLQARFPIVRQPARVWDTETLALIMRACVIMYNMIVEDERVLDPDERFDGGGANVQPRHGMPTRTLSEFIEAHKKIRDKSTHFQLKEDLIEHLWNHHPDLYYMEAP; encoded by the coding sequence ATGCCTGGTTCTCATAATGATATCAATGTCCTTCACCGGTCTCCACTATTTGAAAACCTGGCAGAAGGTAAAGCTCCCGCAGTGAACTATACAATTAATGGTCATGAATACAACATGGGTTATTTTCTTGCCGATGGTATATACCCTTCATGGGCTACTTTAGTCAAGACCATCTCTGCTCCAATGGGGAACAAGCGGAAATATTTTGCCACTGCACAAGAAGCTGCGAGGAAGGATGTAGAAAGGTTTTTTGGGGTTTTGCAGGCTAGGTTTCCCATTGTTCGACAACCAGCCCGCGTTTGGGACACAGAGACACTTGCATTGATCATGAGGGCTTGTGTCATCATGTACAATATGattgttgaagatgaaagagttctCGACCCTGATGAGCGGTTCGATGGTGGTGGTGCAAATGTGCAACCTCGTCATGGCATGCCTACTCGCACATTATCCGAATTTATTGAAGCGCATAAGAAAATCCGAGACAAGTCAACTCACTTCCAGTTGAAAGAAGACCTCATTGAGCACCTATGGAACCATCATCCTGATTTGTATTATATGGAAGCACCATGA